DNA from Vitis vinifera cultivar Pinot Noir 40024 chromosome 19, ASM3070453v1:
TCAACTTATTCATTGATAGCCTATTATTTTCAACAAGAGCAATTGGATACACACAGCTCTTAGTGTTGACTAAATATGATGTATAAAGCACCCATTCATTTAAAGATTAATAATAATGACCAGTGTCTTTTCTTGGATTTCAAAAGTGCCCTAGCACAGTTCAGTTTATATGAGGAGACAATGACAATTTTTAAACATAGAAGAAAGAATTTAAACTTTGTCAAAAATCACTTGTCATAGATTTTAATTATTGTATTCTTTTCAAGACTAACACATCATTGGTACCCTATTGTTGAGATTTGTAACATTGAGGCTATGTTTAATTTCCTGAAAaattaagggaaagaaaatggagaagaaaaataaaaaataaaaataaaatgtaaaatgaaactaagaaaaatagatttaaacttaataaaatatttttacatgcttcaaattcatttcatttatttttcctcatctttataaagattaaacaatttaaaaatgcataagtttctaacaaattttaattatatttgattttctttcattttttccataataaaccaaacacaaaaaaccattttcttgagccgttttttcatttccttagtAATTTAttggaaccaaatataacattAAACTAAAATTCTGAATATGATAGTTAACATTTGAATAGTTGTTAAGGTTagaaatattattgtattttcaaAGACCTTTTATCTGCAATTATTATGATTTTGGCACATCTATCCCACTGCAGGGGAATTTCATTCCTAAATTTCTGATGCATATGTAATATTGAGGGATGTCACCACTAGATGCATGTGAATCTTTGTCTATCAACACATTTATAGTTAATTGGACTTTGGCATGATTTGGAATGTCAAAAAAATCTTCAACCATTCTAATTTATGTTGCATTTTGAATAGATTTTAGTAATTTGGAAAATTAAtgtttaatacattttttatatcctaaagttcaaattttcatataaCTCTCACTCAGTCACTACTACCTCTTTGTGCTGTTGGGTAGTGTTTGAGCAGCAGAGAATAGAAAACAATGCAAGCATCCACTAGTCTCTTTTCCTGCCCCCTACCTTACAAATCCTTAGCCGCTCCCCAGCTTCCTGGAGAATGTATGCCCTTTGTAAGACCCATAAAGCTTTCTTGGTCATCTTCGCTTCAGAGACCTGTGAAGTTCAGTTCAGTTACAGGCTTGTCCAGGGACTTGTCAATGTTTTCTTCGATGGCTTTCAATCCGgtatgaatatttatataataagctttttttttttattggtttagTTTAATTTGCTGAGCCTCTTAAGAAATTTGCATGATTAGTTGAAACATTCTGGAAGTTTACCTCATTGATTTGGAGAGTATGTGATGTTTCTTTACTTCTATGTCTTGATATTTTGCTGGTTTTAGCTGATTTAGGTGGTTTCttgtttttggttttgattATTAGGTTTTGTTAGAAATgtctatattatattaattcTCTTAGACAAGTACgtcaaaatgaaataaacaacaaaataaaatcatcTAAGGCATAGTTATGCtagttaaaaattttgaaatgagagGTTGTTCTTGTTGAACAATCCGAAgataatatttcataaatccTAGGATTTCATTGTATTAGTGGTGTTCTTTATACCCAAATCTTCAGATTTGAAATTCTTTGAAATTAAGATTGACTCTCTTAAGTTGGTCCTTTGTTGGGAAAATTGGAAGAAACCTTGGAAGATTACTCCTTTGTGCTTGTTTCGAATTGTTTAGGAGAAAAATTGGAGATAGTTAAAAAATGTGGAGCAAATAGAGCAAGCACTCAAATCCTTTTTTATGTGTAATTTTTTGCATTGAGTTAGATTGTGAACAGATGAAGCGTCAATGTGCATGGTCAACTTAGTTGATTGGCTGGGCTCTAAGTAGGTGAGgaagttgtttttatttctttgttcttgtttttttgtcttttatcgCCCTTTATATGCACCCTGTAGACTTTGATGTGCCCTTTTTCTAGGTGCTATTGTTATATCTTTTTTGCTTGcctattaaaaaaggaaaaaaaaaatctttgaaattaaatttgaaatgatgCAATATGCAAGAatttaaaccctaaaaaaagtGTAGGATTTATCAAATCCTGCCTTTGAAATCAGGCTATGAATCCTGTTATATGCTTTATGCCACAATAAATCTTTTACAATCATAGATGATTATAAGCCGCATTAGAGTTATGTTGTCCAGAATGACTCATCTATTAATCTCAAAATTGTTAAACTCatatgattggaatttttaaaaatactaaatattttacaaaatattagatTGGATTTGGGTCATCCTGAATCCCATTGGtcaactcattttatttaaaatttgaagaagaaaGTTCATAAATGGGTTTAACTCGTGGATTGAATAAAATTGCAAAATACTCTTATCCAGTAGGATGTACCAAAGCAACCTTCAGTTCCCTCAGAGTGGTCTACATTTTGTGAGATTCATGTTGGGGTCACTAGATAGAAGCTATATATCTTGTGAATATTCACCATTTCTACTCACTAGAAATGTTTTCAGAACAACATGATCAAAATAAAACCTGCTGCAAAATAGTGTTATCTTTATACCACTGAGTACACTCATAACTTTAAGAAACACATGTTTCAACTAGCTCATTGTTGGATTTTGTGTTCCGTTGATGGTTGTCATGCTCTTTAAATGCAAAGTTCTTTGGAGAGTGGGAGTTGTCTCATCCATATTATGCTTTGGATTagagtttaattttagttttttcattaaaGAAACATGAGATTCTGTATCAGATAGCTTCCTTCTCTACTCATACTCCCCTCCCTCTCTCTGTACTCAAGACATGACAGCCAGGCACATATTTACTCTCATAGTGGTTGTGTAAACAGTGGGTGTAACTGAATTTGTGATCTATTATTAGAAATTCCATAATTATCTGCATTCCTTTTGTCTTTGTCCAAATGGGACCAAGGGTCCCTAATTTCAAGTTTATTATAGGCTAGGGGATCAGAGGGATTCCTATCAGAGTTAGGAATCTAATTCTTATTACTTTAAGATTCATATTTCAGTTAgtgttttatttcctttaaactTCTTGAATTGCTTATAAATAGAACTGATTAAAATTGCTTCCACTTTCCTACATCACTTTTGCTCTCTATATGGGCACACACACAACACTCAGGTACATACAAAAATCTTACAATTTAGATGGGAAATAATAAATGTATTCTCATAATGGTATATAAAATCTAATGAGTTGTATGTATAACTGAttttgtgatattttttttttttatatatgtctGCATCTTCTTATGTAGTCCTGACTGGGTTGCTGAATTTTGCTCCATTCGCACAAGCATTAGGTAATGTACCTTTTGTGGATTCAAGGATGCAATAGGTGatttaaatgattttcttttcctctttgtCAGAATGTAAGTGAAGATACTGATGATATGTATGacgaattatttgaaaaatatggaaAGGTGGTGTTGAGAAGAGGTGACAAGAAGCCTCATAGTGCAGAGGTTGATGATGATGCCGAAAGCCTAGCATGTACGCTTGTTTCATCTTAAATCAAGATGAAGATACTTGTGATGTTATAACTTGCATAAGttgtctttcttgttttattttgagTTTATGTATGTTTCGGCTAGCATTTGGTTtctccttattttctttcttctctattttgttGTAGTTGATATAGTGAAAAATGTTTCTGGTGAGCTcttattaattcttttattgtGCTCCTAtgtttattatttctattttcgTTGTTGTTATTTATGTGATTCTGCTTGTGTTGCATTTATTAGTATTTAATAGTCACCATCTTGTCTTTAAAACTTGTCTCTTGCACAGATGGTTCCAAATCCCAAGTCCAGAAAAAGGTGATTTTGTTAGGTTGACAGCCAATGTAACCCAaccttaaataatttttactccCTTGTGGGCATGAATCCCGAAAATGGCACAGAAGTATTTGTCTAGTCAACCCCAATCAGTTGGAATAGGATTTTGTAAAGTTGAGTTAGGTCTAATAGGTGAATTGTTTTTGCTCTTGCAAATTCTGCAATTGGATTGTTCTGTAGCATTTGAAGACACAAATATCACATGAATGGAATTTCTCTAAAATCACCAATGGTCACAGAATGGAAAACATAATTTGAAGTATTTCTTCTAATCCTGAAACCCAATCAGTTtcaaaaagtgagaaaaaaatcaaatagatATAGAGAATAAAACATGGGAACCAAACACTTACACAAAGTGGATAACCTTAAGTATGGTTGTGACAGTAGTAGATTTCCATCATTTTCTGAGAGTAAGCTTGGAACAGGAGGAAGCTAACTAGGAAGTGGTGGCATTTGCaattttgtgtgtgtgtttattctttttaaatgatACCAAATCTCTTAAAGTAGTTGATGATAAACTCTTTGAATCCTTTTGCTCCTCTCTGGTCTAAAGATGTGAGATTTTGATAGCAGATCTTTCACTAGTCTGtcttgatttgttttgtttcatGCCAGTTcttgtgatttttatttattttttgtttctttgtggaCTTCAATGGTTGTGATATTTAACTTCTCTTCCTTGTAATAGCCCCTTGGATATCAGGAtaagaacaaaacaaaatacAACCATAAACCTTTGTTTGCTTAATTGATTTTACATAATTTAAATGACAGTTTCCTGCCATCTGTGTAGTTGCGGTGGCATTGGCCAAGGTTGCCAGTGATGTCAAGGCTGCCGATATAAGGGTCCTCTTTGTGAAGCCTTTAGTGTATTGGACTCGTTTTTTTATCATTGCCACAGCATTTTCTCGCCCCCAAATTGATGCCATTGGGTATGGTCTTAACTctgttttatgatttttgtttgtttggcaagctatctttattttatttgtttattttaattggtTTTATTTTCTATGCGGGTGGATATGCAGCAATGCTTGAAATAACCTTTTATTGTATTGTAGGTCCAGGATAAGAGATCTCGCTGAAAAGCAGTATGGAAAAGTTCCATCCGGAGATTCAAAACCTAACTCTTGGACTTTGTTGGACTTTGGTGGGTGTTCTTACTTGACAATTAAATGCCTTCTGTTAATTCTGGAAATCTGACACGAAAATCCTAGCGTTAGTGTTGCTTATGACCATTAGTTTTTACTGTTGTTTACGACCATTAGCTTTTCCTTGCCGTGGAATAAATTAGGGCCTTGTCATATGCTTATTCCAGCTGATATGCTTTGCATTGCCCTTGTGCTTCTAATTCATATCAAACCAGTTTTAGTGAGGTGTGATCACAGTGACGGTCATCAATGACTTAATCTGAAATTATATAATAGTTACAGGGGCTATTTGTGGTTTCATATGAATTATGACTTATGAGTTGTTTTTGGGTTTGGCACAAATACACTAGCTATATCGCCTACAAACTTTTTCATGCCAGCTTGCTGGGGTGCCTAAATTCAGCCAAGCTGCAGCTCAACTTTTCTACCCTCATAGTTTGACGGCACTGACTACAGTGACATGTAAAAGATAGGATATGAGCCTCTCAAGAAAACAGTTAATTGAGATGTTTCCTTTGAACTTTCTAAAGATTTCCATTATTAGCTGTTCgtatttccttttttcttatcaatattttccttttgaatcAAATATATGCTTTAGTTTTGGCCGGTGAAAGGGCTAACCTATTCAATTACTGGTTTTTGTTGCCTAACATGAACCAATATTTGGGCCTATTGTTAGGTGTTTCtaactaaataattttatcatttatattcTTCAAAGGAAGTCTTTGGCAATGTGCATCACTGATCTTCCTTGCTATCAATTGTGGATGATTGTAGGACAAAACCAAGGACTTATGAGTCAGTTGCAGTTAATTGGACTTGAATATCtgcatttatttatatatttattaatgtCATACACATTTGGGTTAATATTTGCTTCATTTCATTACCTTTTTCATAGATTTTGAGCTTCATAATTGTGGACATTTAAGTGATGCTGATGGTGAGAGAAAGTAGCCCCTTAAGACAAATGAATCCTAGGATAACTAAAGCTAGAGCTCACAAGTTCAAAGTAGGTACATGCTATATGGTTGGTGTTTCAAGGATAGGGATTTTAGAGTGTTTTGATGTTCTAATGTTCTCAAATATACAGGAGTGAGGTTCCCTAAAAGCTTGGTGGTTAAAACTGATACTATTAGGTCACATTTGGAACACTGGAATAGAGAATGGGAATGGAAATCAATTTCATTCccatttattgatttatttggattgttttttagaataggaataggaatcaaacaaaaattattattataaaaaccaCATATCACTCTCATTAGGATTGTGATTCCTCTTTTCTACATGGGATTATAATTTACCTTCCTTCTCATTCTATATTCAATCATATTCCTACGtaccaaacatacccttaaGGTATGTGTTTGATATATGGTAACAGAAATGACTTAACAATGGAAATGTAGGTGGATCACAAGACCATGTGTGAAAAGTTATTAAAACCTTTATGAGAAAGGGTTTTGGTTTTTATGAGAAGGAActttatattcttgttttcGTTTCCAATTGTAATCCAAATGCCCAAATAAATCAGGGAATTAATCTCTCATTCTCATTTTGTATTCCATTATTCCAAATGCCCTCTTAGTGATATCTTGATtgattagaataaaaataatccGCCCAGGGTTTCTTGTCTTGATGCACATACTGccatttattttacttattttggcTTTTCATCTACCACTCTTGGTTACTGCTGGTGGATAGTTTAGCTACTCGTACAATAGTTGTCATTCTGCCATTGTAGACCACTGAAACTATAACCACGGATTCGTCTTCCCAAATATTGTTGATCCATTATTGACTCATATGTTGATTGTAGGTGATGTAGTCATCCATATATTCCTTCCTCAACAGCGAGCATTCTACAACCTGGAAGAGTTCTATGCTAATGCAACACTCATTGAGCTGCCTTTCGAAAACTAGCAAACCATTCTGCAGCTGAAAAAGGTTTCTCAAAGTTGCCTGAGTTATGAATGCTGGCCAATTTAATTGAAGTCAGTCTCACCTTTACTTGGATGGCATCCTTTTACCTCAAGCCTTGCAGAGAGGCTGAATGATACCGGCCAGGAGTTTCTTGGCTCAGACTATCCCTTCAAAGACAACGAGGCATTTCTCATTGTTGGAGGTGTTGGCACACCAAGGCAAAGCATTGTTGTAAACTCTATTTGTAGCCCTTACTTTTGTAGACATTTATGATTATACCCTGTTTTCTCAAAGTAGCTGTCAACAATGAGAAGGGTTTTAGCATGAGAAGCTTCAGTTCATTAAATGCTTTTCTTATTATTAAGTGAAAATTTGATGACTCTTAACATGTTTTATCTTGGGACAAAACAGAGTATGAAGTAGGAAGTAGAATCACTTCAAGATATTAGGGTTTACACCCTCCATGATACTTCAAGGCTCCATGTATAAACAAGCATTCATCACATGTTCACATCTTCATACCCAAACCAATGATAATGCATATATGCTTATCTGTAATCCATGCTATGGATGCTACTACAATTAACATGCACTTACAAGAATGGCTACATCATCTATTCTTATGCTACTTAAATTTGTGTAGAAGAGTAGGTTATTTCAAATGGTATCAGAATTGGTCCGCTTATTTAAATTTGTGCATAAGAGTAGGTTATCTCAAATAGTACTAGAATTGGTTCATATTAAGGGTCTAAGTATGTTTGTCTAGACATGTAAAGGGTGTTTATCTATCTAATCTCGCAAAGTGTATATGCTCTCAACTCTTATGATAAATAGCGAGGACATCTTCCTCTTGC
Protein-coding regions in this window:
- the LOC100245577 gene encoding protein Iojap, chloroplastic, translated to MQASTSLFSCPLPYKSLAAPQLPGECMPFVRPIKLSWSSSLQRPVKFSSVTGLSRDLSMFSSMAFNPNVSEDTDDMYDELFEKYGKVVLRRGDKKPHSAEVDDDAESLAFAVALAKVASDVKAADIRVLFVKPLVYWTRFFIIATAFSRPQIDAIGSRIRDLAEKQYGKVPSGDSKPNSWTLLDFGDVVIHIFLPQQRAFYNLEEFYANATLIELPFEN